The genome window TATTAAGTATCCccattactcttcctggggtccagcaacattaaggcagttatatactatttaaaatattacatttcataacacttttcaccacacattaagtgtgttccctcaggacactactctactaccacatatctacaacacaaaatccatgtgtacaagcGTGTCTTATCatgcgtgtgtgcctgtgtgtctcttcAGTCCACGCTCatccataaggtgtatttctatctgttttttttatatctgattctactgcttgtatcagttacctccagttacctgatgtggaatagagttccatgtagccatggctctatgcagCTCtatgcgcctcccatagtctgcctctctctcaccacgCCACCAGCTGTCTGTCTCAGGATCATCTGTCAGAGGCCCCATCATGCTCCATGGGTTTTATGTTTAAGAGCATGCCTTGGTGTGGCTGCCTGGGAAGGTTATCTATTTTGGATGTACGTTCTGATATGGGGTGCATTCTGGCTTGtgacacagaacaagcagtactCTAGTTGCCGCTCCTCCTCCCATATCATTTCTTCTCTCAtttctatccctctcttctctcgtcTCTCCCCTGGGCCTAGTTGTACAGTACTGTCTGTGTCTGCTGCTCCCACTGTGACTTCCTGCTTAGCTGTGGCTGACTGGCCGCTCTCTGAACTAGGCCCTGGGTGTCATTAGGCCTCCCCTCGCTGTGCTTGGTCCCGTCTGCTGCCTGGCCTACCGCCACAGCTGGTCTGCCCTGTTAGGGCTGATAGGACTACTCCATCCGGGGGAAGTTGTGGCTTAGTACAGTTTCACTCAGACAGAACACACTGTATGATTGGCTGTTTATATCATATCAACCCCCACATCTGTTCAGTGCACAGCCTCAGTGTTTTACGGTGAATAGCTTGGCCCAAAATCCATTCAAATGCAATCACTATATCTTATGATTTATATCCACTTTTATTTTCTAAACCCTTGAATTTAAGCTCTTGGCTCTGTCTTGGCTCGGCATCTGTTTACCTTGTTTCTGCTCTGAGACGTTGTGCCACTTCCTGTTCTTTGGGGTTATCTATTAAGCCAGAAGCAAGTTGCATTGTATAATAAGGTCAGTGCTGGAAAAGTCATTACTGAACAAAAGCTTAGCTCGTTAAAAACACAGAaattgtttattttgtaagtgtCCTGTGTTGCAACCTGATTACAGTGGAAGTCAGGTGCTCTCTTCTTTCTCTAACTGCAGCCGTGGCTCTGCTTCACTAAATACCAAAAAACACCACCTTTGACCCCCAGGAGTTCTTATCTCAGTTCTAGTCTCGGCAACATCTGTTAAATGTCTGGTAATGTTTTGTTATACTTCCATTCACACGCTGTCAGCGtgattcaaaggcacttcaaagaTTGTCAGTTGATTTAAAGGTTGTGAGGCTGCCTGGCTGTAAAAAGGCTGTTCTAATGACAGCAGTTCACACTAGATAGAGGGCCATGCCAGACTAGAGGCTTCCTCTGTCCTCTGACTGACCGTCCCAGTGACCGATCCTTGGTTTGGCCCACTGACAGCCATTACAGTGTCACTCCTGTCCTGACACCATCATCACACCAAACCTGGCATGTTGTTTTACCGCTTATCACTGACGACAACATTCCTCCGTTCTCTGGAACGTTTATGTAAACAGATTTGTTTttcatgttcaaatcaaaatcaaatcaaattttattggtcacatacacatggttagcagatgttaatgcgagtgtagcgaaatgcttgtgcttctagttccgacagtgcagtaatatctaacaagtaatctaacaatttaacaacaactacctttttacacacaagtgtaaaggaatgaataacaaTAAAACCACAAAgatcaagcaatgcagatgtagcacggtggctaggaaaacctcccaggaaaggctggaacctaggaagaaacctagagaggaaccaggctctgaggggtggctggtgctggagagagagggtggaaacAGCAGGTCCGGTTCAAGGTAGCATGACCAGTGAaatggtcagggttccatagccgcaggcagagcaGCAGAAACCGGATCAgcagcacgtctggtgaacaggtcacgGTTCcgtagatgggttagctgacaatgtcACAAAAACAATGTGCGAGCTTCCATGGGGCAGAAGTCAgcgtgttgttgtgattctggatggccagatttgTTAGCAAGAATGACAAGAAACTAGCCATTTATGATTCCCCACATGTCAGTTTCAGCTTGCTGTTGATACCATGTCTTGCTTTGGCTgattttggggaggggggggcttTAGAGGGAGCATAGCTAAGATCACACAgtacaccagataggacagactgaccctagcttcCTGGCatatagactattgcagcatagatactggagactgagacaggggggGTCAGGGGACACTGGCCCCGTCCAAAGttacagggccaaccaggcaggatatagccccacccactttgtgaaagcacaacccccacaccaccaaagggatatcaacagaccactaacttactaccctgagacaaggcagagtatagcccacaaagatctcccccaccgcCCGAGCCTGAGGGggcgcaaaaccggacaggaagatcacttTAGTAACTCAACCCACTTAAGTAGGGTAGAGTGAAAAAAGCCTGGCACAATGCACCCCACCTAAGGACGGCATGGGAGAGAGTGAcgagcaagccagtgactcagcccccgcaATAGATGCAGAGAATCCcattggagagaggggagccagccaggcagagacagcaagggtggttcgtcactccagtgcctttctgttcaccttctcACCCCAGGGCCAGAGTAcgctcaatcataggacctactgaagagatgagtcttcagtaaagacttaaaggttgagaccgagtctgcgtctctcacatggatcggTAGACcgttccataaaaattgagctctataggagaaagccctgcctccagctgtttgcttagaactTCTAtgaacaataaggaggcctgtgtcttgtgaatGTAGCGTACGTCTAGGTATGTACGACAGGACCAAATGGGTAGGAGCAAGTCTATGTAATGCATTGTAGGTTaccagtaaaaccttgaaatcagccctagccttaacaagAAGCCAGTATCTTTGACTAATAACACAAAATCCAGACACAAAATAATGGATATGTTTTATCTATCCTAAAGCAAGATTTAGGACTAAATAGTTAGAATTTGCATGTAGGCTCAGAACGTCTGAGGCAGTTTGGTTTTCTGAATGCAGGCACTGTTAGAGACGATGGACAATGCACCCAACTATCTAACTGTAAGCTTCTTGGTTTATGCACTGAAGCCAATATACTAGTGTAGTGTTTTGGCTTGGTAATGGGGAAGAAGGAAATGGACTCCGTATCTTATGTTCCCAAGCATTGAAAGATAGTAGTTACATGTCTTGGTTGTGTAACTGTAGTCAACTGTATATCCTTCTGTCATGTTATTCAATCAATTCTCACGGATGATGTCTTTGTGCCTCGTCATTCTATCGACTGCACACCAGCTTTGTTTGATCCATAAAGACTTGCACTGTCATTAACCAcgttgtgatggaaacaggaagtaccGGTCCAATTTTATAAATGTCTccagatcatttgttcattggcATCTTTTTGTATCGGTAAAATTAATTATTCGAGAAATGGTGTTGGAAATTCCTTTTTATGcgtaaatatttataaaataaatattattgGAGCCATATTATGGTAtttggtcctcccactacgactcgggaaaccatgcactTTATTAGGCTACAaattaaataagttatgatgaacttcacaaggTGGTAAAGGTGCACAGTGAATAGATTGATTctcttttccaataaatattgagggtcttattctggtgacatgatcgatgcttgactgccattttgACAAATATAAATATTCTTGTAATAATCCATAATATTATTATGCATAAtgatctcatcatgtagactagcctaccctcactgtgagctgttggctagagtgcatgtgccaagaccagagtaggcacagtTGCTATTTAATACAACAGTTTTTGTTACAAAACTATCGCTAGAgtagaaaatgtgatggaaacccattgaactttagatttttatttggtacTTTAAAACTTAagcaaaaacaatacattttgtgtgcactacgtgATCACACACTGATTTTTATCAACAAGTCAGATTGGTagaaacaccactggtgggaaatgTTCTATTCTAATaattgcatgaaaatctgttgccaattggatggaaacccagATAGTGACTCTGAAAGGGTGggtgttttatgtgtgtgtcaACAGATTGACATCTGTGTACTCTGCACCATAGGGCGAAACCCCAAATTAGCACAATCAGATTCCAGCAAAAATCAGCTTTTTGTttatctgactttcatttatctgcatgtccaaCCCTTATATTTAACCTCAGTcaagtgttttaccattttcttttcaggacaaccagggatACAAGTAGAACACTAAACAATTTTAATTAAACAtttgcattcatgagttttattgacaaatgaCAATAACaaagcaacagtaaacatgttgtCCTCCACGAAAGATGCATTGTAAATGccgcatcattcacccaagtttcatCAACATCGGGCCAATGCTGTCGAGATCGCGTGTGACTAATGTACGGACAGACGGCTGGACGGACAGAGACCGATCCAAAGTCCCCTCCCCGATTTCATCTTTGGGGATAAtaagcagtggcggttctagaccatttcaactgggggggccaagctggggccagttgtactgttagaggggccagttacattagacgttattgttgtcacatcgctttcttcactgcattgtcggcattagcaggcaaaagaccatgttcataatcatcatcgttgccactgtctaataacggatgtaaaaaaagaacgatagtaaaaattatttcatactccacatttagggagGCCagaagggggtccaaaattgttgtcacaggggcactgccccccccagaaccgctagtgacaATAAGGTCCGCCAAAACAAAAACCTGATAAAATGAATTTATACAAATGCTGtacatacagaaattgtttgtgcACTGAAATGAACAACTGACAACTGTGTGGAGTCTGCAGTTGGACAGCAACaatgtgagcttattacagttTTATAGACACTATGTAGacactgggctcccgagtggcgcagcggtctaaggcactgcatctcagtgctggaggcgtcactacactGACATAACTATCTCAGCTCTTGACATTGACTCTGGTTGGACTCCGTGATTGTCACATGACCTACTAACTTATCCGTTTGAATATTACAACAACGAAGACGTTTCTGCAAACAGAGTGTTTTTCTGTCGGTCGTCATTGCAGGCGTGATAGAACAGCAGCATGTAATGCAATTTATTTTACCTTGAAGCGCAACGCTCCCCAACCTCTGCTTCGCCAtggaaacaaaaacaataacagtgGCCTTAGGGCAGACATCATACACGTTTTTTTGATCAAAGTGATTATAACCCAGAAAATACTTTCACTCTTTGTCATGGATTGCGTTTTCTTTTCATCATGTGAGTAATATTGCATAttttcttcctccttccctctctcccattaGGCCTATGTCCGGAGGTTTCCAAACTGCCCCCTGATCCCCATCTTTGTGGACAGTGAGGTGGTGAAGGAAGAGCACAGTGATGACGGTGCCACTGTGTTCATTGAGAGGCGCTGTAAGGTGGAGGCAGACGCCCCCCGGCTGTTCAAAAGGGTATCTTACCTTTTAATCTTTAACCTTTCACCTTTAACTTTTCCCTTGAGCAGTGAAGCTACTCAAGCTAGCAATGTATAATAGTGTCTGTTTGATTCTCTTATTTTCTTATGTGAAGGCTATTAGTGATTATTTCCCCTCAGACCTGAGTATCCTGGTAGGGAcgttgtgttgatgttgtgttgtcCAGAGTTGATTGACCGTGGTCTACTGTGTGTGTCTAGATGGCTGGTGTGGACTACCTGTACTTCATCCATAAGAACACTCTGGACCGCAGGGAGAGGGCGCTGCACATCGAGGTCGTCAACGAGACCTTCTCCAACAGAGTCATCGTCCATGAGATCTGCAACTACAGGGTGTGTCCCACAACTATAATAATCATCGGTTACATGGGCTGCattttacacaggcagcctaattctgatcttttttacactcattggtcttttgaccaatcacatcagatctttgcACATgggatctttttcagagctgatctgattggtcaaaagactagCAACATATACtaattgtgtgtgttttgaaCTTGAGCACAGCACGCGACAGGgagttgcccccatccctcctgctAATTGGACAACTTGTGCAAATGTTTAGTTGTCTGAGTGAGGAACTAAATTAAGAGGACTCTATGTATTTTTAAGGATGAGACGTCGAAGATGgtaataaataccgctttgatgtcatacaagccaaacacctgtgagtccaaatgtgcacatcacatttccatatcataaaactcatgtcatatacagtgtcagtgCTTATGATCACTacgtttgatgtacagttacaagatgacatggcatcATGCCCTGGGTAGTTCTGAACAAaatgagcctatgtttgtctGTTTTGAAGAAAAATCTCAGTGGAACGTGTACGTGAATGCACGCGTGACTCCTTTCTGTGCGCACCAACATTACGATCTGTTTCTTTGAATTAccctgtgaaagcctaacactgtaaaatTCTATTTAATAACTTAGCTTGTCATGGTGGCAATAGAGCAAGCTTTCAATcaatgcccacctgacccagattgcgatttataatgggACATTTTTGGATTGTATAAGCAACAGTAATTGTGATGGTAGGAATGCACGGTTGTGTTCCTTACATGACAACTACAAGAGAGCCAAAATAAAGCACCTTAGGACTGTTATTTGTGTCTTAAGTGCATGGAAGTTACGTAGGAactgcacactttggagaggtgtgtggctgcttggagacaccacattttccaggaatagtcTCACCatattactgaatgtatccagagtattttcagatttgaTCAACAAATGCGCCGGAGAATATAGTAAATGTAAAATCATCAGTGTAATGTTTGTGGCCTAACAATTTTCCCATAATCTCcgaactgttccctttcaattgctaccatgcttaTATGCTTTTCAtgtttcttctgtaagaaacatttcaatttagccctatccatacagGCCAATTCCCACCAGTGTAAAGGGTTCATCCATTTGGCGTCTGTTTTGTGATGAGTTGTGCTTCCTCCACAGGTTCACCCAGAGAATGAGGAGTGGACGTGTTTCGAGCAGACAGCCAGTCTGGACATCAAGTCCTTCTTTGGCTTTGAGAACGCGGCCGAGAAGCTAGCCATGAAGCAGTATGCCAACAGTATTAAAAAGGTGTGTTCATGTGTCAGTCTGTGAGCATGTGAGTACAGTATACATGTCAGTGTGGGGGATGGATGAGGCTATAGGAtataccatcatcatcatccagcATGCTGCTCCCCCATATAGACCCAGTGTTACATGAGCATGCTTGCGCAGTCTATTTCCAGGCCTTCTGTGATCCAGTCTGGCAGGTCTGTGTAAACTGTGTCTTAACCAGGATCTTCTCACATTTGCCCGTTGGGCCATATATCCTGCTCAGCTTGGTCACACAATGGTGTTTGCTCGTCTGCGGCCAGGCGCGTGTGTAAACAAACCTGCAGTATTTGCCCACAATGTTTGCTCATTACACTAGCTACCTGTACTGTCCTTATGCAGTCATGTGCTCTGTCCTCCAGGGCAAAGAGATCATAGAGTATTACCTGAAGGAGTTGGAGGACGAGGGGGTGACCCACGTCCCCCGCTGGAGCCCCCCTCAGGCCCCCCCACCCACTGCCAGGCTCCAGCTGCCACTCACCAGTGCCCCTGCCAATGCCATCCCTGTGCCCACTGCCGAAGAGACCCCCTCTGCCAGCCCCACAGATCTACCGGCTGGCTCCCCAGATGGTCAGTGTTCCGAGTCAGAATCAACACgataataaacacacacaatctGAAGGATCTGTCACGGCTGAAGTCCCAATCCCATTCCACTGGCTCTGAAAGCAAACATTCTGGCCTTGCCTTGGGCTCCATTGGGCTGGTAGACTTAGCATTTGGGTATGTGTGTGAATTGACTGTCTGTGTTTCGATTGCAGACAAGTTGGATGCTGACTACATCAGGCGTTACCTAGGAGACCTGACACCGCTGCAGGAGAGCTGTCTTATAAGACTACGCCAGTGGCTGCAGGAGACCCACAAGGGAAAGGTGAGACACGTGTATGAACACACCTAACACTCAAACTCTGACTCAAATAGCTGCAAACAAGAGCAAAACTTGAATCCAAAGAACATAGATGTAAGTAAAAGTCACATCcgactcacacacaccacaacatctGAATAAACAcaatctcctctccctcccctagaTCCCTAAAGACCAGCACGTGCTGCGTTTCCTGCGGGCCCGGGACTTTAACCTGGAGAAGGCCAGGGAGATCCTGTGTCAGTCGCTCACCTGGAGGAAGCAGCACCAGGTGGACTTCCTGCTGGACTCCTGGGAGAGACCTCAGCTGCTACACGACTACTACACCGGGGGCTGGCACCACCATGACAGAGGTGGGTACCTCTCGGAGCAGGATAGGGTTTTAACGGCAGGGTTGTGTTCAATGGGCACAGACAGAagatgaaaatatattttgaaatgaGTGTTCTTATTGCACAAATTCAGGAAGTACTGCACCACCACAGTTTCACagtgttttcttccgtttggtttCTAGTGAATGTGTCCCAGCTCTTATATGTATGGTAATGACTAACTGTAATGTCTGGTTGCTTCTCTGGAAGTGACATCACTAGCTATGTTTCCATGAACTTGTCCAGTGATTATgtataataattttttttaaacatttttcatAAAAAATAGTTGCAACAATTTCCTGCTATGGTGCATTTCTGTCGAATTGTTTTGTGTTAATAAAAACAGCTGGACGTAATGACGTcacacctaaaaaaaaaaatattttttttgcaaaaacctAGTGTTGAACACAAATTTAAGTGATTGAAGTGTTTTCATTATCCATTTTGGAAGATTGTGCATTAATACGCCTGTATACCCACTCCCACCGATccgtttcatgtctcaggtagcttGTAAAAGTCTgcatggatagaatgcaagaAATGACAAATATTTCTCATGTGCCAGTGTATGCCACGGACCGtgccatggtgaaacttgcacTCCTCTAGCTCAGAAGTAGTTGGATGGTGAAAcaaccagaaaagcaaggcgaagcaattcaggcattcttgaaagtcaggacaatccttgtcctgcaaagaaacattATTTGTATAGTTGAACATTTTGATTTAGCAAGCAGTATGCATTTAGAATGAAATGTGGAGTGGAGCTTTATAGTTACATGATGACGTCACATGACCCGCGTACCTTCAAAATGATTGGGCAATCATTATTTATTCGAAAGCACCGTTTCTATCATTTGTCGCAATAAAGAATGTTGGACAAAATAAAAATCCACCCCTGTCAAACAGAtgatacaatgttgttgatctttaGAACGTTTCTCCTACAGCTGCCGTTTCCATTACACTGCCACAAGGTTTTTATATTTGtataaacctgggtcaatggaaacctgcctactATGTGTCAAGGGAAATCTCCCAGTCTGTGGGCATGAGTCAGACGGGTAGCTGTTGGTCGCGTTCTCCTGCTGTGTCATCAATTGACAGATTGCTATagcatatgatgtggttagctgagaCGTAAAATACCTGTCCAggcattgtaagatctggcatgtgtCAGAAACGTCTGGGCAGAGGAAATTACCCATTGTCTCCAACTAGCTGATAGCCAATTGGACATCTAGGACCTCAGACCAGGAAGTGGCCCATAGTAACCATAATAACAATAACCCCCACCTAAAAGCAAATACAGCTGGTAGTAAAACGCCTATATTTACATGAATGACTTTAATGTGAGTTGtaaatggatatactgtagatgtgTTGACCATAAATCACAATCTGACTCAGTTTCTCTATTAATTGAACTGAATAGTGTCTGCGACTGTTTAATGTCATGATCGTTACTGATCCTCTTGTAGCTTTAACAGTGAGGTCATGTGTTTGTGTCCATGTTTGTCTATAGATGGACGCCCTCTGTATATTCTGCGACTCGGTCAAATGGATACCAAGGGTTTAGTACGCGCCTTGGGCGAGGAGTCCCTTCTGAGACAAGtgagtatgacacacacacacacacacacacacacacacacacacacacacacacattcagatgctgggtataaacacacacataaacacatactaTACGCAAATGCCCTCCCTtcccctgacctctcacctcttcACTCTCCCTCAGGTCCTGTCCATCAACGAGGAAGGTCTGAGGCGCTGTGAAGAGAACACCAGAGTCTTTGGCCGACCGATCAGGTAGCTACCATTTCATACTCACTCCTCTTATGTCTCTCATCCCTGAATACAGTATGTCCTATAACCCTCCTGTCTCTATCTGTCAGCTGCTGGACGTGCCTGGTGGACCTGGAGGGGTTAAACATGCGTCACCTGTGGCGTCCGGGGGTTAAAGCCCTGCTGAGGATCATAGAGGTGGTGGAGGCTAACTACCCAGAGACCCTGGGATGTCTGCTCATACTGAGGGCTCCACGGGTCTTCCCTGTGCTCTGGACCCTGGTGAGAGCCTTCACACATTCTAGTGTACATTACATTGTACAgtgctcgctctctttctccaactTGATCACGTTCAGTTGTATTCAATTGCATGTGCAGAGCAAACATATGAGACGACCTTTGACCCTGAGTGTCTGTGCTCTGTTCTCAGGTCAGTCCATTCATTGACGAGAACACCAGGAAGAAGTTCCTGGTGTATGCTGCGAATGACTACCAGGGGCCTGGAGGTCTGGTGGACTACATCGATAGAGAGGTCATCCCTGACTTCCTGGGAGGAGACTGCCTGGTGAGTCTGTCTGGCAGACCGGAGTCTCATCTGGCTGTTTTATACAGTACCCTTCTACATGCATATGAATTCATATTGGCTAATGCTGCTAGTACATAATATAGTTAACCATGGTCATCTTATTAGACATTTTTCTAGCTGTGTGTGCTGATAAAACTGGGGGCTGattgtgtctctgtctcttgtGTCCTCTGTCATGACATTTTCAGTGTGAGATCCCTGAAGGAGGTATGGTCCCCAAATCTCTGTACAGAACAGCAGAGACGCTGGAAAGTGAGGAGCTGCGGCTGTGGACAGACACCATCTACAAGACTGCCAGTGTCTTCAAGGGGGCCCCACATGAGGTAACCTGATCTAATCAGTAACTACAGTATGTGTTTTCCAGCTTCTCAGTTGACTGTGCTTAAACAGTAGGTTAGGTTGCTCCCCCTAGTGGAGAAATACAACACAACAGCAAAAAGCTGTAAAAACCTATTACAGTGATTTAATGATCTTTTGTCTGTAGTTTTGTCCTACTGTGTTCACTCACTACCAATCCTGTTCCAGCTGCTGATCGAAATCTCAGAGCCCTCTTCTGTGATCACCTGGGACTTTGATGTGTGTAAAGGGGACGTCATCTTCAACATCTACCACTCCAGGAGGGCCCCCCAGCCCCCCAAGAGGGACGTCCAGGGGGCCCACGGCAGCATCGTGTCGCCAGCCACCAACAACATGCAGCTGATTGACAGATCCTGGATTCTGGGGCAAGACTACAGTATGGTGGAGACAGCACTTACCTgcaaggagggagagagtgttcAGGTAAGAGACTGAAACAGGCACCATCACATCCACAGCTGGTACAGGTGGGTCTGATGATTGGTAGTACCTCATTTGGATTTGTGTAAGTGGGTCTGTTCAATTGGCTGTGTTTCTGAACATTTCTGAATATATGTGTTCGTGATAACATGCACTACTTTTTATTTGTAtacgtattttttttaaacctttatttaactaggcaagtcagttaagaacatattcttattttaccatgacggcctaccccggccaaacccggacgacgctgggccaattgtacgccgcccgatgggactcccaatcagggccggttgtgatacagcctggaaacgaaccaggatctgtagtgacgcctctagcactgagatgcagtgccttagaccgctgtgccaatCGGGAGCCCCCATAAAACATGTTTCGAACCGGGGACATTTCGCGTGTGAggcaaatgtgataaccactattttatttaaaaaatatatatatatatttcacctttatttaaccaggtaggctagttgagaacaagttctcatttacaactgcgacctggccaagataaagcaaagcagtttgacacatacaacaacacagagttacacatggaataaacaaacatgccgtcaataatacagtagaaaaagtctacatacagtgtgtgcaaaggaggtaagataagggaggtaaggcaataaataggccatggtggcgaagtaattacaatataccactACGGAAACTAACCACCAACCTCAGGGATGAATCCTAAGACGTGAGTGTAACTGAAACATCCACTGATGTCAATGGGCGTTCTGTGCAGTGCTCATATCTGGTCTCTTCATCCCTAGGCAGTATCTCTGACCAGTGTTTCTGTTAGCTGGTAATTGCTGGCTTTTGgacgtttttaatttttttatacataTACCTAAAAgctgacaaataaaaacattgcaatgCATGGAAGTTGGTTTAGGTTGTCTTTCAATCCCATCATCTGTCTACTCCGGCTGTCTGTCTTTAGTTCACTCTCTCACTAGCAAACTTGCATCATTTTATCAACTGGTACCGTCCTGCAAAGTTTCCCATACCAGTGAGTCTAACAGACAAAGCTGTGTGAATACAGACGATAAATATTCAAGTATTTTATTACGTTTTGCTAGATTAATCTCTCTAAAAGACAATTTACAGAGATGTCATACAAGTCCACCAAGGAGGAGAATTTAGATGAAG of Salmo trutta chromosome 1, fSalTru1.1, whole genome shotgun sequence contains these proteins:
- the LOC115202068 gene encoding SEC14-like protein 1 isoform X1, with the protein product MVQQYQSPVRVYKHPFELIMAAYVRRFPNCPLIPIFVDSEVVKEEHSDDGATVFIERRCKVEADAPRLFKRMAGVDYLYFIHKNTLDRRERALHIEVVNETFSNRVIVHEICNYRVHPENEEWTCFEQTASLDIKSFFGFENAAEKLAMKQYANSIKKGKEIIEYYLKELEDEGVTHVPRWSPPQAPPPTARLQLPLTSAPANAIPVPTAEETPSASPTDLPAGSPDDKLDADYIRRYLGDLTPLQESCLIRLRQWLQETHKGKIPKDQHVLRFLRARDFNLEKAREILCQSLTWRKQHQVDFLLDSWERPQLLHDYYTGGWHHHDRDGRPLYILRLGQMDTKGLVRALGEESLLRQVLSINEEGLRRCEENTRVFGRPISCWTCLVDLEGLNMRHLWRPGVKALLRIIEVVEANYPETLGCLLILRAPRVFPVLWTLVSPFIDENTRKKFLVYAANDYQGPGGLVDYIDREVIPDFLGGDCLCEIPEGGMVPKSLYRTAETLESEELRLWTDTIYKTASVFKGAPHELLIEISEPSSVITWDFDVCKGDVIFNIYHSRRAPQPPKRDVQGAHGSIVSPATNNMQLIDRSWILGQDYSMVETALTCKEGESVQGSHVTRWPGFYILQWRFHCSPACSTSSLPRVDDVLASLQVSSHKCKVMFYTEVLGSKDFRGSMTSLESSHSGFSQLSAATTTSSQSQSSSTVSRKTSAVPTPANEDLTLAKGMRELL
- the LOC115202068 gene encoding SEC14-like protein 1 isoform X2; translated protein: MVQQYQSPVRVYKHPFELIMAAYVRRFPNCPLIPIFVDSEVVKEEHSDDGATVFIERRCKVEADAPRLFKRMAGVDYLYFIHKNTLDRRERALHIEVVNETFSNRVIVHEICNYRVHPENEEWTCFEQTASLDIKSFFGFENAAEKLAMKQYANSIKKGKEIIEYYLKELEDEGVTHVPRWSPPQAPPPTARLQLPLTSAPANAIPVPTAEETPSASPTDLPAGSPDDKLDADYIRRYLGDLTPLQESCLIRLRQWLQETHKGKIPKDQHVLRFLRARDFNLEKAREILCQSLTWRKQHQVDFLLDSWERPQLLHDYYTGGWHHHDRDGRPLYILRLGQMDTKGLVRALGEESLLRQVLSINEEGLRRCEENTRVFGRPISCWTCLVDLEGLNMRHLWRPGVKALLRIIEVVEANYPETLGCLLILRAPRVFPVLWTLVSPFIDENTRKKFLVYAANDYQGPGGLVDYIDREVIPDFLGGDCLCEIPEGGMVPKSLYRTAETLESEELRLWTDTIYKTASVFKGAPHELLIEISEPSSVITWDFDVCKGDVIFNIYHSRRAPQPPKRDVQGAHGSIVSPATNNMQLIDRSWILGQDYSMVETALTCKEGESVQGSHVTRWPGFYILQWRFHCSPACSTSSLPRVDDVLASLQVSSHKCKVMFYTEVLGSKDFRGSMTSLESSHSGFSQLSAATTTSSQSQSSSTVSR